Proteins encoded in a region of the Veillonella parvula genome:
- a CDS encoding YebC/PmpR family DNA-binding transcriptional regulator, whose protein sequence is MSGHSKWANIKHKKGKTDALKAKLATKIGREITVAARMGGADPTGNMRLKLALQKARENNIPKDNIQRAIDKGIGATDMNAYEEIVYEGYGPAGVAVTVEVMTDNRNRAAADVRHAFSKQGGNLGESGCVGWMFKSKGVFVIDKEGHDEDEVTMLALEAGAEDLKSEDDVFEIYTTPEDFDAVEAALADAGIETVVAKITMIPDTTIELTGDDAVKMQKMLDVLDDLDDVQNVYHNGILPDDEEE, encoded by the coding sequence ATGTCAGGACATTCTAAATGGGCAAATATTAAACATAAAAAAGGTAAAACCGATGCATTAAAAGCTAAATTGGCTACAAAAATCGGTCGTGAAATTACCGTTGCAGCACGGATGGGTGGTGCAGATCCAACTGGTAATATGCGTTTGAAATTGGCTTTGCAAAAAGCTCGTGAAAATAATATCCCTAAGGATAACATTCAACGTGCTATCGACAAAGGTATCGGTGCTACGGACATGAATGCATATGAAGAAATCGTATACGAAGGTTATGGTCCTGCCGGTGTTGCCGTTACTGTTGAGGTGATGACCGATAATCGTAATCGTGCTGCTGCAGACGTGCGCCATGCATTCTCTAAACAAGGTGGTAACCTTGGTGAAAGTGGCTGTGTAGGCTGGATGTTCAAATCTAAAGGCGTATTTGTTATCGATAAAGAAGGTCATGATGAAGATGAGGTAACTATGCTAGCTCTTGAAGCTGGAGCAGAAGACCTTAAGTCTGAAGATGATGTATTTGAAATTTATACAACACCAGAGGATTTTGATGCGGTAGAAGCAGCGCTTGCTGATGCGGGTATCGAAACTGTAGTAGCTAAAATCACGATGATTCCAGATACAACGATTGAGTTGACTGGTGATGATGCTGTGAAAATGCAGAAAATGCTTGACGTATTGGATGATCTTGATGATGTACAAAACGTATATCATAATGGTATTTTGCCGGACGATGAAGAAGAATAA
- a CDS encoding RNA methyltransferase, whose amino-acid sequence MANLYIGLVHYPIMNKHQEVITTAITNYDIHDIARASITYDVSKYFVIHNIPAQRELVSTIMEHWKSGFGSTYNPDRKDAFTGVELVNSIAVAVRTIEDIEGTRPIVATTDARTYDNTISYARMREHLENEGRPVLVLFGTGYGMTKETMESFDYILEPIYGHGEYNHLSVRSAVSIILDRLRGEAWWNK is encoded by the coding sequence TTGGCTAATTTATATATTGGACTTGTTCATTATCCTATTATGAATAAACATCAAGAGGTCATTACGACGGCTATTACAAATTATGATATACATGATATTGCACGAGCATCTATTACCTATGATGTGTCTAAATATTTTGTCATTCATAATATTCCAGCTCAACGTGAGTTGGTAAGTACGATTATGGAACATTGGAAATCTGGGTTTGGTTCTACTTATAATCCTGATCGTAAGGATGCTTTCACAGGTGTGGAATTGGTAAATTCAATTGCGGTAGCGGTGCGAACAATTGAAGATATAGAAGGAACGAGACCGATTGTAGCTACAACAGATGCTCGCACCTATGATAATACGATTTCCTATGCACGGATGCGTGAACATCTTGAAAATGAGGGGCGCCCTGTGTTAGTATTATTTGGTACCGGTTATGGTATGACAAAAGAAACGATGGAAAGCTTTGACTATATTTTAGAACCTATATATGGCCATGGTGAATACAATCATTTATCCGTGCGTAGTGCCGTATCAATCATCTTAGATCGGCTGCGGGGCGAAGCATGGTGGAATAAATAG
- a CDS encoding glutathionylspermidine synthase family protein, translating to MKSYIDELDTNILPFVDYEGYADRYPALSAQSFSADFYDEIRHASRMLFQIFCKAAKVFQQAPNEFALNMDMPENLIPYLHRGNPLGLPTWLSRFDFVLDDRRQLRMVEINADTPCFLIESYYANGVAARYFDKVDPNIDAYNELERFLKRVYEGTSRKKYSVTNKHHNMMTDNEIEPFVFGCFHDYLEDYGTTQFLLHAMKSACPEADIRFLSFYDMVIDDDGILLSDGSHAANLYRLHPMELLIDETTADGEPLGEMFLDLYNEYRFNLFNPPETIILQNKSFMSLVYALYLTNQFFTGPERDIIKRYLTPSYFESDFPNLDDGLYIQKEIWGREGRNIQVVQKRGNQGELYMEKFVDNYDDIVCRDSQKVMYQEFIKQKHFTHTVDSGTKEGCLTLSCFMLGDQASAVGCRFSPEEIAGTEAYFVPLLVE from the coding sequence ATGAAATCGTATATAGATGAACTTGATACGAATATATTGCCTTTTGTGGATTATGAGGGCTATGCTGATAGGTATCCTGCGCTTTCTGCACAATCTTTTTCAGCTGATTTTTATGATGAAATACGACATGCGTCGCGCATGTTGTTTCAGATATTTTGTAAAGCCGCCAAGGTATTTCAACAGGCACCTAATGAGTTTGCACTCAATATGGATATGCCAGAAAATTTGATTCCTTATTTACATCGTGGGAATCCATTGGGCTTACCTACATGGTTATCTCGATTTGACTTTGTCCTTGATGATAGAAGACAATTGCGCATGGTAGAGATTAATGCGGATACACCCTGCTTTCTGATTGAAAGCTATTATGCTAATGGTGTAGCGGCACGATATTTCGATAAAGTAGATCCTAATATAGATGCTTATAATGAACTTGAGCGTTTTTTGAAACGCGTATATGAAGGAACGTCTCGTAAAAAATATAGTGTGACTAATAAACATCATAATATGATGACTGATAATGAAATAGAACCCTTTGTTTTCGGGTGCTTTCATGATTATTTAGAGGACTATGGAACTACACAGTTTCTCTTACATGCTATGAAATCAGCATGTCCAGAAGCAGATATTCGATTCTTATCCTTTTATGATATGGTCATTGATGATGATGGTATTCTGTTATCTGATGGTAGTCATGCAGCAAACCTGTATCGTTTACATCCTATGGAACTATTGATTGATGAAACTACAGCAGATGGTGAACCATTAGGTGAAATGTTTTTAGATTTATATAATGAATACCGCTTTAATCTATTTAATCCACCAGAGACGATTATTCTGCAGAATAAATCGTTTATGTCCTTGGTATATGCCTTATATTTAACAAACCAGTTCTTTACAGGACCTGAGCGAGATATTATTAAACGCTATTTGACGCCTTCTTATTTTGAAAGTGATTTCCCAAACCTTGATGATGGGCTATATATTCAAAAAGAAATTTGGGGACGTGAAGGGCGAAATATTCAGGTTGTTCAAAAACGTGGAAATCAAGGTGAACTATACATGGAGAAATTTGTAGATAACTATGATGATATAGTTTGTCGGGACAGCCAAAAGGTTATGTATCAGGAGTTCATCAAGCAGAAACACTTTACTCATACCGTAGATAGCGGTACTAAAGAAGGCTGTTTGACATTATCTTGTTTTATGCTTGGAGATCAAGCTTCTGCAGTCGGTTGTCGTTTTTCTCCAGAAGAAATTGCCGGTACTGAAGCTTATTTTGTGCCACTCTTAGTGGAATAA
- a CDS encoding DUF350 domain-containing protein, which produces MIYIPDVLLTIFYACFGIFLMLTANTVIDFFVPGKFSEEIKRGNCAVAWLSAGSFIGIGEILRAVIMSPVVTTADTSLLHGVVASIVYAILGIILFVTGYMFINLWHRKYNLSEEIMRGNTAAGILVFGIFVGLALVVSGAVH; this is translated from the coding sequence ATGATTTATATTCCTGATGTATTATTGACGATTTTTTATGCTTGCTTTGGAATTTTCCTAATGTTAACAGCTAATACTGTTATTGATTTCTTTGTACCTGGCAAATTCAGTGAAGAAATTAAACGTGGTAACTGTGCTGTAGCATGGCTCTCAGCAGGTTCATTTATCGGAATTGGTGAGATTTTGCGAGCTGTTATTATGTCTCCTGTAGTGACTACAGCTGATACATCTTTATTGCACGGTGTTGTGGCCAGTATCGTATATGCTATTTTAGGTATTATATTGTTTGTAACCGGCTATATGTTTATTAATTTATGGCATCGAAAATATAATTTATCTGAAGAGATTATGCGTGGTAATACGGCAGCGGGTATCCTCGTATTTGGTATCTTTGTAGGTCTTGCTCTCGTTGTTAGTGGTGCTGTGCACTAA
- the trmD gene encoding tRNA (guanosine(37)-N1)-methyltransferase TrmD: MRIDIVSLFPEFFDAFFNHSIIKRAIEAKRLSVGVTNPRDFSHNKHGQVDDTPYGGGAGMLMMAPPIFEAVESVIAQYDSDINDTYTTDEMCDEMSLIGNPNESIRRRIIFMGPTGQPFTQEKARELASYDQVVLICGHYEGVDYRVEKHLVDETISIGDYVLTGGELPAMVVTDAVARMIPGVLGAASGAQEDSFYESLLECPQYTKPPEFRGWAVPDVLRSGHHKNIATWRQKEALKRTRLLRPDLLERPLTKEEIKLLKEIVEEESVRHKGEE, from the coding sequence ATGCGTATTGATATTGTATCTTTATTTCCAGAGTTTTTTGATGCGTTTTTTAATCATTCCATCATAAAACGAGCTATCGAGGCAAAACGTCTATCTGTAGGTGTAACGAATCCTCGAGATTTTAGCCATAATAAGCATGGTCAAGTAGACGACACACCATATGGTGGCGGGGCTGGTATGCTCATGATGGCACCTCCTATTTTTGAAGCCGTAGAATCCGTTATTGCTCAATATGATAGTGATATTAATGATACTTATACCACAGATGAAATGTGTGATGAAATGAGTCTTATTGGTAATCCTAATGAAAGTATACGACGTCGTATTATCTTTATGGGACCTACAGGACAGCCTTTCACTCAGGAGAAGGCTCGTGAATTGGCTAGCTATGATCAAGTGGTCCTTATTTGTGGTCACTATGAAGGTGTAGATTATCGCGTAGAGAAACATCTTGTAGATGAAACGATTTCTATTGGTGATTATGTATTAACCGGTGGTGAGTTGCCAGCCATGGTAGTTACTGATGCAGTGGCTCGCATGATACCTGGTGTATTAGGCGCGGCTAGTGGGGCACAAGAGGACTCTTTTTATGAGTCTCTTTTGGAGTGCCCGCAATATACAAAGCCTCCAGAATTTAGAGGGTGGGCTGTTCCAGATGTTTTGCGCAGTGGTCATCATAAAAATATTGCCACTTGGCGTCAAAAAGAAGCACTTAAAAGAACTCGGTTGTTACGTCCAGATTTATTAGAGCGTCCATTAACAAAAGAAGAAATTAAGCTTTTAAAAGAGATAGTTGAGGAAGAGTCTGTAAGACATAAAGGTGAAGAATGA
- the rimM gene encoding ribosome maturation factor RimM (Essential for efficient processing of 16S rRNA) has protein sequence MKHNDFITIGVIIAPHGVRGDLRIMPQTDFPERFMHMDACYIDGKEYHVASARFHKQFVLASFKGIPDRNTAELLSKKEIQVRREDLVELPEGRYYIFDIIGLEVQDTMGNVLGIVTDVLQPGANDVYVVSKDGEPDQLFAAIEEVVKDIDVENKLMIVDPPEWI, from the coding sequence ATGAAACATAACGATTTCATCACAATAGGTGTTATCATCGCCCCGCACGGCGTGCGGGGTGATCTTCGTATTATGCCTCAAACCGATTTTCCAGAACGGTTTATGCATATGGATGCCTGTTACATCGATGGTAAAGAATACCACGTTGCATCCGCACGATTTCACAAACAATTTGTATTAGCATCCTTTAAGGGAATTCCTGATCGTAATACGGCTGAATTATTGAGTAAGAAAGAAATTCAAGTGCGCCGTGAAGATTTAGTGGAATTGCCAGAAGGTCGCTATTATATCTTTGATATCATTGGCCTTGAGGTACAAGATACTATGGGTAATGTGCTTGGCATAGTTACTGATGTATTACAACCAGGTGCTAATGATGTCTATGTGGTCTCTAAAGATGGGGAACCAGATCAATTATTTGCAGCCATTGAAGAGGTCGTTAAAGACATCGATGTGGAAAATAAATTGATGATCGTAGATCCGCCTGAATGGATATAA
- a CDS encoding YlqD family protein gives MEEMTLRVPVAVKAKVTDDLKAKIVSDLETRLDMVNKDLEAIEFQAQRILADAAKVDATSLTAIRQQIDEEKNKRLAFKEEVTAKLKDAKELSLGTEIPQGTLEQTVTVKIGDNLDALMGAEILLEDGKIVAFRQ, from the coding sequence ATGGAAGAAATGACATTACGTGTCCCTGTAGCAGTAAAAGCAAAAGTAACAGATGACTTGAAAGCGAAAATTGTTTCCGATCTTGAAACTCGTCTTGATATGGTGAATAAAGATTTGGAAGCAATTGAGTTCCAAGCTCAACGTATTTTGGCTGATGCAGCTAAAGTTGATGCTACAAGTCTCACGGCTATTCGTCAACAAATCGACGAAGAAAAAAATAAACGCTTGGCTTTCAAAGAAGAAGTAACAGCTAAATTGAAGGATGCTAAGGAGTTGTCTTTAGGAACTGAAATTCCTCAAGGTACATTAGAGCAAACAGTTACCGTTAAAATCGGGGATAATTTGGATGCCTTGATGGGCGCTGAAATCCTATTAGAAGACGGTAAGATCGTTGCGTTTCGTCAATAA
- a CDS encoding KH domain-containing protein: MIELISLIAKSLVKQPDAVSVTMVQKGNVEVYELHVAPEDMGKVIGKQGRIAKAIRSVVKAAAIKENKKISVDIV; encoded by the coding sequence ATGATAGAATTAATTTCATTAATTGCGAAATCATTAGTGAAGCAGCCTGATGCCGTTTCTGTTACCATGGTCCAAAAGGGGAATGTGGAAGTTTATGAACTTCATGTAGCCCCAGAGGATATGGGTAAAGTCATCGGAAAGCAAGGTAGAATTGCTAAAGCGATTCGCTCTGTGGTGAAAGCGGCGGCTATTAAAGAGAACAAAAAGATATCTGTTGATATTGTTTAA
- the rpsP gene encoding 30S ribosomal protein S16 yields MLKIRLTRLGAKKAPFYRIVVADARAPREGRPVDTIGQYDATKQPAIVNVDEEKALAWLAKGAQPTDTVRSLFKKQGVMQKFADAKK; encoded by the coding sequence ATGTTAAAAATTCGTTTGACTCGTTTAGGTGCTAAAAAAGCTCCTTTCTACCGTATCGTAGTTGCTGACGCACGTGCTCCACGTGAAGGTCGTCCTGTTGACACAATTGGTCAATATGATGCTACTAAACAACCAGCTATCGTTAATGTAGACGAAGAAAAAGCTTTGGCTTGGTTAGCTAAAGGTGCTCAGCCTACTGACACTGTTCGCTCCTTGTTCAAAAAACAAGGCGTTATGCAAAAATTTGCAGACGCTAAAAAGTAA
- the ffh gene encoding signal recognition particle protein, producing MAFDSLSEKLQEAFQSLKGKGKITEDDVNLALRQVRTALLEADVNFMVAKDFVKSIKEKALGEEVFGSLNPAQTVIKIVNDELTALLGGTQSRIMISSKPPTIIMLVGLQGAGKTTTAGKLAVYLRKQGKRPMLVAADVYRPAAITQLQVVGKQIDIPVFADETPGVNPVDIARRAVEQSTHMLKDVVIIDTAGRLAIDEVLMDELSNIKAAVRPHEILLVVDSMIGQDAVTTAQTFNEKLGVDGVILTKLDGDARGGAALSIKAVTGLPIKFTGVSEKMDGFDVFYPDRMASRILDLGDFKTLIENVQGAIDEEEAREMAKKMAKNNFTLDDFLKQMNQVRKLGPLQNIIGMLPGMGQIKDQLKDLDLNSKEVRRIEAIITSMTAAERENPSILNGSRRKRIALGSGTQVQDVNRLLKQFEEARKMMKRMQGLRGGKGGFPGMPKLPFM from the coding sequence ATGGCATTTGATAGCTTGTCAGAAAAACTGCAAGAAGCCTTTCAATCCTTAAAAGGGAAGGGCAAAATTACAGAAGATGATGTCAATCTTGCGTTGCGTCAGGTACGTACAGCTTTATTAGAAGCTGACGTTAACTTTATGGTAGCAAAGGACTTTGTTAAGTCCATTAAGGAAAAGGCCCTTGGTGAAGAGGTGTTCGGATCCTTGAATCCAGCCCAAACGGTTATTAAAATCGTAAATGATGAGTTAACGGCTCTCTTGGGTGGTACGCAAAGTCGTATCATGATTTCTAGCAAGCCACCAACAATTATTATGCTCGTTGGTTTGCAAGGTGCTGGTAAGACTACAACAGCTGGTAAACTAGCTGTATACTTACGCAAACAAGGTAAACGTCCGATGCTTGTCGCTGCCGACGTATATCGTCCAGCTGCGATTACTCAGTTGCAAGTTGTAGGTAAGCAAATTGATATTCCTGTATTTGCCGATGAAACACCTGGTGTGAATCCAGTAGATATTGCGCGTCGTGCCGTAGAGCAAAGCACGCATATGCTGAAAGATGTTGTTATCATCGATACCGCAGGACGTTTGGCTATAGACGAAGTCCTCATGGATGAGTTGTCAAACATCAAAGCTGCTGTTCGACCTCATGAAATTCTGCTCGTTGTAGATTCTATGATCGGTCAAGATGCAGTAACAACCGCTCAAACCTTTAACGAAAAATTAGGTGTTGATGGTGTTATCCTTACTAAACTCGATGGTGATGCGCGCGGTGGTGCCGCATTATCCATCAAAGCTGTAACAGGCTTGCCAATTAAGTTCACTGGTGTGAGCGAAAAAATGGATGGCTTTGATGTATTCTATCCAGACCGCATGGCTTCTCGTATTCTCGATTTGGGCGACTTTAAAACATTGATTGAAAATGTACAAGGCGCCATTGATGAAGAAGAAGCTCGTGAAATGGCAAAGAAAATGGCGAAAAACAATTTCACCTTGGATGACTTCTTAAAACAGATGAACCAGGTGCGAAAGTTAGGGCCATTACAAAATATTATTGGCATGTTGCCAGGCATGGGACAAATTAAGGATCAATTAAAGGACCTTGATTTGAATAGTAAAGAGGTGCGTCGTATTGAGGCTATCATTACATCCATGACGGCGGCAGAGCGAGAAAATCCAAGTATTCTTAATGGTTCTCGCCGTAAGCGTATTGCATTAGGTTCTGGTACACAGGTCCAAGATGTAAATCGCTTGTTGAAACAATTTGAAGAAGCGCGGAAGATGATGAAGCGCATGCAAGGTTTACGTGGCGGTAAGGGCGGCTTCCCTGGAATGCCTAAATTACCGTTTATGTAA